Proteins from one Rosa chinensis cultivar Old Blush chromosome 7, RchiOBHm-V2, whole genome shotgun sequence genomic window:
- the LOC112180334 gene encoding aldehyde oxidase GLOX1, which translates to MEAKSSVLLVLSLCSVLFTFGGLASQASHNGKWKLLKKSIGISAMHMALLPNDKVIVFDRTDAGPSNLTLPQKRCGKDEICYAHSVEFNPGNRNFRPLTISTDTWCSSGALSRNGELIQTGGYGLGERVVRHFKPCVNCDWKEDQNGLNVPRWYASNQVLPDGRVVIVGGRFQFNYEFVPKSKIYSLPFLEETRYSAFVPNNLYPFVHLAPNGNLFIFANDRAILLDYVNNVVVKRFPVLPGGVSRNYPSTGSSALLPISLVGQKSSGTNFPAEAEVLVCGGTVADANVKTDAGVFVPASKTCGRLIITSKHPRWEVEEMPINRVMGDMIMLPTGDVLIINGAAKGTAGWGVAREPVLNPVLYKPWNKKPSRFEVLTPTTIPRLYHSTAHLLSDGRVLVGGSNPNANYNFTALYPTELSLEAFSPPYLNPLSKSRPVISSVKPGLELRYVQKFYVGFRLNYETDKIYVTMVAPSFTTHSFAMNQRLLVLDMGHVRKSKKPAGSKYNHYYTVESYAPARPELAPPGYYLLFVVCDGVPSRGMWVRI; encoded by the coding sequence ATGGAAGCAAAATCCTCTGTTTTGCTTGTACTGTCACTCTGCTCAGTGCTCTTTACTTTTGGCGGCCTTGCTAGCCAAGCCAGTCACAATGGCAAATGGAAGCTGCTGAAGAAGAGCATTGGAATCTCAGCAATGCACATGGCATTGTTACCGAACGACAAAGTCATCGTCTTCGACAGAACGGACGCCGGTCCTTCCAACCTCACTCTTCCACAAAAAAGATGCGGCAAAGATGAAATCTGTTACGCTCACTCGGTAGAATTCAACCCTGGAAACCGGAACTTCCGACCGCTCACTATCTCCACCGACACTTGGTGCTCCTCCGGTGCATTGTCCAGGAACGGCGAGCTCATTCAAACCGGCGGCTATGGTCTCGGAGAAAGAGTCGTAAGGCACTTTAAGCCCTGTGTCAATTGCGACTGGAAAGAAGACCAGAACGGCCTCAATGTACCAAGATGGTACGCTTCTAACCAAGTGTTGCCCGATGGCAGAGTCGTGATTGTTGGCGGGAGGTTTCAGTTCAATTACGAGTTCGTCCCCAAAAGCAAGATATATAGTCTGCCATTTCTTGAAGAAACAAGGTACTCGGCTTTCGTACCCAACAATCTCTACCCTTTTGTGCACTTAGCTCCCAATGGGAATCTCTTCATTTTCGCAAACGATAGGGCAATCTTGCTTGATTATGTGAACAATGTTGTTGTGAAGAGGTTTCCGGTACTTCCTGGTGGGGTTTCTAGAAACTACCCCAGCACCGGGTCATCTGCTTTGCTTCCGATTAGTCTTGTGGGGCAAAAGAGTAGTGGTACTAATTTTCCGGCGGAAGCAGAGGTTTTGGTCTGCGGTGGTACAGTGGCTGATGCCAATGTCAAAACCGACGCAGGAGTGTTTGTTCCCGCATCGAAAACCTGTGGCCGCTTAATAATCACTTCGAAACACCCCAGATGGGAAGTTGAGGAAATGCCGATAAACAGAGTAATGGGGGACATGATTATGCTGCCGACAGGAGATGTCCTCATCATAAATGGCGCGGCAAAAGGAACAGCCGGTTGGGGAGTTGCTAGAGAACCAGTCTTAAACCCGGTTCTCTACAAACCATGGAATAAAAAACCATCCCGGTTCGAGGTCCTCACTCCTACAACTATACCTCGCCTCTATCATTCAACAGCGCATCTGTTATCCGACGGTCGTGTTCTGGTCGGCGGCAGCAACCCCAACGCGAACTACAACTTCACTGCTCTCTACCCAACCGAGCTGAGTCTCGAAGCTTTCTCTCCGCCGTACTTGAATCCTTTGTCGAAGTCCAGGCCGGTGATAAGCTCCGTGAAGCCGGGGTTGGAGTTGCGTTATGTCCAGAAATTTTACGTGGGGTTTAGGTTGAATTACGAAACGGACAAGATCTATGTGACGATGGTGGCTCCGTCGTTTACTACACATTCGTTTGCTATGAACCAGAGGTTGTTGGTTTTGGACATGGGCCACGTGCGCAAGAGTAAGAAACCTGCAGGTTCTAAATATAATCATTACTACACTGTTGAGAGCTATGCACCTGCGAGGCCCGAATTGGCACCACCTGGGTACTATTTGTTGTTTGTAGTGTGTGATGGTGTACCCAGTAGAGGAATGTGGGTTCGGATCTAG